In Acidobacteriota bacterium, the genomic stretch ATGACTACTCACTTGGGATCGTGAACTCCGCCTCGACGGGGAGCCTGCTTTCTCCAATTCTCTCAAGGCTGTGCACCGCGATCATCAGCGTTCCTGTCATGAAGGATCATGATCTTGCCGGTCTTTCCGGGACGATGAAGAACTTCTATGGAGCCATCCATAATCCGAACAAATATCATGATAATGCCTGCGACCCATACATCGCCGATATCATGACGATTCCTCACATAAGGAATAAACTCAGATTGACGATTTGCGATGCCATAAGTGTTCAGTACCAAGGAGGTCCTTCCTATAAGCAGAGATGGTGTTGGAAATATAACGGTCTCCTTGTCGGAACCGATTTTGTCTCTGTCGATGCCGTTGCTTACAGACTGATTGAGGACAAGCGCAAGGAAGAAGGACTGAATCCGCTGAAAGGCTCCATGAGGGATCCGGTCTACATTCGTTCTGCCGAGCAAAGAAAGCTGGGGAGGAGCAAACTGGAAGAGATCGAGGTCGTTCATCTATGAGAACGCGTCGTGAATTTCTGATAGATTCCATGAAGGGAGCATGCGCCTCGTGCATAGCTTCAGGGCTATTTCTTGCCGGCAGCTGTTCTGTTCTTATGGCCAGGGAAAAAGACGAAAAGAAATACACAAAAGAGGCGATGTACTATGAGAAGAAAGAGGAGATGAAAATCCTCTGTAAGCTCTGCCCTCGCGAGTGCAGTGTCGCCGACCTCGAGCGCGGGTACTGCGGTGTGAGAGAGAATCGCGGAGGCATCTATTACACACTAGTCCATTCCCGGCCATGCACGTATCACGTCGATCCGATCGAGAAGAAACCATTCTTCCATTTCCTTCCCGGGAGTACGGCTTTTTCCATCGCAACAGCAGGATGTAACGTCGAGTGCAGGTTCTGTCAGAACTGGGACATCTCCCAATTCCGGCCGGAGCAGCTCGAGAGTATCTATATGCCACCGGAAACCGTCCACGCGATGGCTAAGAAAAGCGGGGCAAGATCCATCGCGTATACCTATTCAGAGCCGGTTGTCTTTTACGAATATGTCCTGGATACGGCCAGACTCGGTCCGGAGACCGGGATCAGAAGCGTTGTTGTCTCCAATGGCTACATTCAGGAGAAGGCCATCATCGAACTCTGCCAGCATCTCGGTGCGATCAAGATCGACCTGAAGGCTTTTACGGAGAAGTTCTACCGGGAAGTATGCAACGGAAAACTGGAACCTGTCCTGAAGACCCTGCTCGCCATCAAGAAGACGGGAATATGGTTTGAGATCGTAGTCCTCATAATCCCTACGCTGAACGATTCCGAAATTGAACTTAGGAAGATGAGCCGATGGATCCGGGAGAATCTTGGACCTGATGTCCCCGTTCACTTCACAAGGTTCCACCCGACATATAAGATAAAGAATCTGCCACGTACTCCACTACCTGTCCTGGAAAGAGCCAGAGATACTGCTCGATCAGAGGGGCTGAATTTTGTCTATATGGGAAATGTTCCAGGGCATGAATCGGAAAACACTATCTGTCCCTCATGCAAGAATACCATCATCAAGAGGTATGGCTACCTCATCATGAATATGGATATCGCTAACGGGAAGTGCGGCAAATGCGCTCGCACCATCCCGGGTGTCTGGTCTTAGTCCGCTTCAGCAAAATATCTATTCATTCCCCGGCAGGAGTGCCATCAGCATTACTATGAACGAGACGACCTTCAATGTCGCGATGGCTATCATCGTTATCCAGAGCCCACCAAGCGGTATGAGAAGAACACCGATTAGAAAAGCGCCAAAAGTCGCACCAAGATGATCTGCAGCATCCACGATCCCTGCCGATCTTCTGACATCCTCGCTTGCCTTGAGATACAGCCGCACCGCAACGGGAAATTCAAAACCGGTCAGGAAGCCGGAAAGGAACATGAGGAAGGCAAAAAAGATCTCAGTAGTCAGAGAGGTCTCCATCTCGACGGAATAAAGAAGAACGAGGAAGGGTATGAGCAGGAAGGAAAAGAGCAATGCGGCAAAATCTGAAAGGAGCATGAGAATCCTCTCCGAGAAACTCCTGAAAAGAAGTTTCATAAAAATTCCTCCTGAAGCCAGTCCGAGCATGAACAGGGCAACAAGCAGACCGATCTTCCCATAAAGGTATCCGAGGATGTTCTGAAAGGAGAAGATGAGGACAAGGCTCCAGGCCATTCCAGCAAAGCCAGTGGATGCAATGCATAGGATGAGGAACGGTCTCGATGGGTTTTTCCTCAATCTCTTGAGCATGAGCGTGAGAAATGAGAAAAGAAGCAGAAGCAGCAGAATCAGAACGGTCCAGATGATCTTTCCAAATTTTTCTATGATCAGGAGAAAACTCTGGAGGGGGCTTCCGGAATATCTAACCCATAATTTGAGGCTGTAAAAGTACGTAATGGGCCGGAAATCGGTGTTGAATTCCTTGATGGGATTTCTTTCCAGGGTATTCCTGACGAATTCCACCCTGTCATGAGGAAAGAACAGTCTGAAGAAATCCCCCGTGAAGATGCTTGATTCAATCTTGCGATCCATGAAACGAGTGGCGAGTATCCTGGGTTCTGAAGAAGGAGTTTCTTCAAAGTCCGATGCGAAAAAGTAGGCCTCTTCCGTCGGTGATATGACCACATGCTTGAAGGTCTGCCCTATAGAGTGATAGACAGAAGAGACGTATCCCAACATCTCTTCCCCGAAATAGTTTAGGGAGGATGAGATGGATGTCACGAATAAGCCAGATGGGTTAAGCTTCCTCTTGACTTCTCTGAAGAAGTCGTTTGTGTAGTATCGATTCGCATAGGCCGTTGAGGGGTCAGGTGTTCCGACGAGGATGATATCATAGCGGCCATCGGTAAATTTTACGAAATGCCTTCCATCAGTATTGTGCGTATAAACGCGGGGATCGAGAAGCGCATCGGCGATTTCATCAGGCAGAAATTTCTGGACAAAGGATATCAGGATAGGGTCAATCTCCACATAATCGATTCTTTTTACCGGGTATCTCAGGATCTCTCTGATGATACCAGTGTATCCCCCGCCGATGATGAGGATCGTCTCTGGAGCCGGATGCTGGGACATGACGAGATGGGCTTTAATCGCGCTCTGATAGGGGTCCGGGAAAGAATTTCCGTACTGTCCGTTGAAATAGATTGAATAGAGGCCATCCTGCTTAGAGATGGCCATGTTCTGATATTTCGAATCGCTTTCAGCGATCAATTCCACAGGACCCGCGAAGCTGAGCCATCGCATTCGCGCGGTTCTTTGCTGGGCTTCTTCCGGGAATTCGAAGAATGAGAGAAAAACGAGGGCTCCCAGGAGCAGAACGGAAACCATCTTCAGGGCCTTTTTAAAGAAGTTGGATATCTCCAGCAGAGAGAGCATACCAATGGAGAGTGCAGGAAGAAAAGAGGCGAAGGATAGGATTCTGAAAACATCCAGATTGGGAATGAAGACAAAGGTAAACAGGAGTCCGCCAATCAGGCTGCCTGCCGCTTCCCATATATAAAGAGTCGTGACGACAGTGGCTGTTCTATCGATCTTCGGTGAGAATAGTCTTGCCACGACTGGAAAAAGGGCGCCGACCATGAGGCTGGTCGGCGATACGAGGAGGAAACTGGTAAGTACGATTTTGAAGAACGAGACATATTCTCCCGGCGGTGTTCCTGAGAAAACTCTCGAGAGCCTGATGAATGAGACCTGCAGAGGAGCAAGAAGGAAAAATGCAGCGAGAATGATTGCTGCCAGAAAGGTGAGGTTGTTGGGGCTTCCACTTCCGTATGAGGCGATAAAGGCGCCCAAAAAAATCCCTGTCAGCCAGATGGCGAAGATGAGTCCAATGCAGAGTTCATTTCCATAGAAAACGACGAGGATTTCTCTCAGAAATGAGACCTGCAATATGATGGCGAAGAATCCAATAGAGAAAGATATTACGCGCAGGGCAACTTTCTTACGGTCTGCCATGTCTTATGCCTTCCACACTCGCCTTCACTTATTAAGCTTGCCTTCAGATTTCATCTCATAGAGGACCTTCTGAGCTTCGTATCTTACATCCTGTGATTTATCGGTCCTAGAGATGGTCTCCAGGAGGTCTATGTCATCTTCAGTCCCTACAGTTTTGATTGCTCTTATGGCCTCAATCCTCACAGAAGGATCTTCATCCCTGCGTGCTTTCTCTCTCAACGTGCGAACGATCTCTTCCCTGCCCTCGATCCTTGTTTTGCCATTTGCTTCCCCTTCGAAGAGCTGCCTGAGGATCAGCATGGAATAGAGCCGGAATCGAGGGGTGTTCCCCCGAGAGAATTCCAGGATCTGAGGGATTATGTTTGGATCGGCCGTTCTGAACTTGACGATCTCTTGTAACCCGGCCTCAACCATGAAATGGTTTTTTTCCTCCAGTAGCTTCTTGTGTTCATCCCAGATTTGAAGCTGGTTCTTCAGTGCTTGGATCCGTACAAAGCGCTTGATGGCGTCGAGCAAGAGGGTGATAGATTCTTCTGAAACTGATAGTTTCCCTTCCGCCCGTCCGATGAGGGTAAATATTTTCTTCTTCACCTTGCCCGATGATCTCTTTGCCGGCTCAAGAAAGAGGACTGCCCTCTCGCCGGTGCGGAAAGTGATCTTATCTTCTCCTGGTTTACTTTCGAAATTTTCCTTCCTGAATGATACCTGGATAGATTCTTCTTGATACGTTCCCTTTAGAATCTCGTCGATAGTGGCAAGGACATATTTTGCATCATCGACTACGATAGTAGAAAGGACGATTAGTTCCGCCACGGCAACTTTCTCGTATAGGCTCTGCTTCTCCACAGCCTGAAGAGAAGAAACGCTAAAGGCCGGAAGGCTGAATAGTAGCAGGAGGAAGAAAAAACGGTATCTATGCTCCTTCTTGTTCATGATTTTTGTCAAGCTGATACTCGCTCTTAGCGCCAATCACTCATTAACCTGATGGCTAAGTCAATCGTCCGCTGCCTAAAAGATGAATAGCGATCCACTACATCGTCCATTTTTATAGTATACAGCAGAGTGTAAGGAAGCGCTTTAAAAAGTGGGATGCGGAAAGATAGAAGAATTATTCCTCGGGCCTGCCGAGGCGGTTGGGCTTCAATATCTTAAAGAAGCAATAAAATGTGATTCCAAAGATGATGACCCAGCTGGTTATCATGAAGATCCACCCAATAGTCGTCATGACCGCAATCGTCATAGAGTCGCTCTGCAATATCCGTTGAATTTCACGAGATTAATCTTTCTTTTCCTCGAACTTGAAGCTGATGACAAGATGAAATTCCCTTTTCTCTTTACCCATTTCAATGATGAGTGGAAGCTTGATATCCTTTTCCTCAGTTGCGATGAATCTGAGATCATCTTTTTCCGCGGTAGCGGGGGGAGAAGAAGGAACTGATTCTGGCATAGGGATCTCGAAAGGTTCTACTGCAGCAGGTGCTGCCATAGGAGTTTCAGGCACAGCGGGTGAAGCATTTTCAAACTCTATCTGCTCCACCTCAGGTGTTTCTTCGATCTCGATCTCTTCAAGGTCATCGAGAATTTCGATCTCGGCTTCGTCCCCTCTGGCAAGATCTTCCTCCGGCGGGACGCGGACTTCTGGCACGCGGGTGGAGGCTTGGCCTGCCATCCTTTGGATTACTGGATCAGGAGTAGGCGCGGCTGATGGTGCGGCATGAATCTCTTGAGAATCCATCTTCTCAGCAGGACAGGAGATGACTTCCTCCATGCTCTTTCGAATCTCAACAGGAGCTTCGTGGGAATGTTGCCCTGTTTCAGCTTTCTTTTCTTCGGGTATCTTTCTCATCTCCTCATACTTCTTTATATCATATTTCTTGGAGAGAGAGATGAGGACAAGCTTTGTGATGGCTCTCAGAGTATCCTGTACACCTATTCCCATGGTTGCGACGGACTCGAAGAATGGAGAATTGTATTTGTTCAGAGCAAGATTGAGATCCTCTATGGATGAGAGGGAGGGAAGGTCTCTCTTATTGTACTGAAGGACAAGCGGCATATCCTTGATGTTCAGACCGTTGCCCTTCAGGTTCTCGTCGAGATTTTTGAGACTTTCGATGTTGGCATTGAATAAGTGCTTCTGGGAATCTGCCACGAAGACAAGTCCATCGGAACCCTTCAGAACAAGTTTCCTGGTTTCGTTGTAAAAGACCTGACCGGGAACAGTGTATAGCTGGATCCTCGTCCTCATGCTGGCGATCTCTCCGAGATCGAGAGGGAGGAAATCGAAGAAGAGGGTACGATCGGTTTGCGTGGCGAGAGAGAGCATCTTCCCCTTTACATGTTCAGCAAGAGAGCTATAGATGTATTGCAGGTTCGTGGTTTTTCCACAGAGACCGGGTCCATAATAGACAATCTTGGCTATCAATTCCTTGGCGGCATAGTTGATGAGAACCATTATTACCCTCTCACTCCGTGAGAAATCTCAACAAAATATAACTTATTTATTTTTGCGTTTCAAGTTTTACCTTTTTCCCCTCCCGGAACTCCATTCTGACTGGGACAGGAGAGAGGTCGAATTTATCTCTGATAAGATTTTCAAGAAATCTTCTCTGGGATGCAGAGATGTTCTTCGCATTATTGGCGAAGACAATGAAACGTTGGGGACCGACTCCTGCCTGGACCATATAGAAGATCTTTGTAGCGAAAGATGATGAGGAAAAAAGAGCATGCGCTCTTGCGGTTTTCAATACGAGCTTGTTCAATTCGGATGTTCGGATCCTCATTGTGTATTTGCAGTATAAGAGATCCACTGCGGGAAGGATCTTCCTGATTCCGGCTCCGCTGAGAGCGGAAACGAAGAGAACGGGGATTCCTTTCATGAATCTCAGCTTACGATCCACTTGATCTTTGAGACGCCTGGCCGCTTCTTCTCTGTTTTCCATCAGGTCCCACTTGTTAAACAGGATTAGGAGTGGTTTTAGGCTATCGATGGCATATCCGGCGATGGATACATCCTGTGCCGTCATTCCCTCCATGGAATCGAGGACAAGGATGACGACGTCACCCATTTTGATGTTCTGTCTTGCCTTGATGACCGCAATCTTCTCGACAGGACCTCGCACCCTCTTCTTCTTTCTGATCCCGGCAGTATCCACTATGATGTATCTCTTTCCTTTCAATTCAAGGAGGCTGTCAACGGAATCGACAGTAGTTCCTGGGGCCTCGGAGACGATCATCCTATTATCGTTCAGAAGAGCATTAAGGAGGGATGATTTCCCCACATTCTGTCTCCCGGAGATTACAACCCTCATTCCATCCGTCTCGCTGCGGACAGCCTTCTCTATTAAAGGAGCAGAATCTTCCAATCCTCTCTCTATCCTTTCGATGAGAAGGTCGAGCCCGAGGGAATGTTCCGCTGAGATCGGGATCGGATCTCCTACGCCAAGGGCATAGAATGGAAAGAGAATTTCTTCTCTACCAGGGGCATCCATTTTATTGACGCATAGGATGATCCTGGTTCCGCTTTTGATTAGGAAGAGGGCAATATTTTCATCTAGAGGAGTCACTCCTCTCTGAGCATCAACGACAAGGAGAGTCAGCACGAAATCCTGAACAGCCCTTGCGACCTGTCTCTGAACCGCTTTAGATATCTTTTCACTGCTGCTTGGAATGAGCCCTCCTGTGTCTGTCACAGTAAACCGTACATTTCCATCGATGAACTCTCCAGTGACCATATCCCTGGTCACACCAGGCTCGCTGTAAACGATCGATTTGCGCTTGCCGATTAGACGATTGAAGAGAGTCGATTTACCCACATTTGGAGCTCCCACAATGAGAACTCCTCTCCTCTTTGCTTGAAGATCATTTCTGCTCATTACGTCAAAATATAACATAGCTCATATGAAAATCCTATCGATGGGATCTGCTATGAAGAGGAACAGTTTCTGTCTTGATGGTTTCTTGTGGCATGAATTCGCCTGTTGAAATGGCTTGACAGAACTTATTTTCTTTTCATATAATTACGATGATTTTCCCCTATCTGGAGGAGATGATGATTAAAGCTGACATAATCAACAGAGTTGCTGCCGAAACCGGTGTATCAAAAGTGAAAGCGATTATGGCCGTTGAAGCCATTTTTGCAGCCATCAAGGAATCGATGAAAAAGGGGGAACGGATCGAGTTGAGAGGCTTCGGAGTTTTTCAGGTGAAGGCGAGAAAGAGAGGGATCGGTAGGAATCCCAGAACGGGAAGCGAAGTGAGAATCCCTCCCGGAAAGACGATAAAATTCAAGGCAGGGAAAAATCTGAGAAACCTAACCGTTTGATGGGAAGCTTTCTGGAGTTGAATCTGCCGCTCGCGAAGAGCGGCATTTTTTTAGAATGATTTTCAGACTGTGTTTCATCAATTGCCTGCTTCTGCTCATCACGGTCTATTCTACGACCATGGCTGGTGCCATGTTCGAGGAATACGGCTATTCATTCACTTCATTCATCTTTTTGATCATGAACCCCTGGGCTCTGAAATCGGGGCTTCCCTTTTCGTTCTGGCTGATCCTGATCCTTGGCCTCCATGAGATGGGACACTACTGGGCATGCAGCAGATACGGTGTTGCAGCGACTTTCCCCTTCTTCCTTCCGGGCCCCACCATTTTTGGGACCTTTGGTGCCGTTATCAAGATAAGAGGAATCATCCCGCACAGGAACGCGCTGTTCGACATAGGCATGGCCGGACCGCTGGCCGGTTTTCTTGCTTCCATTCCAGCTTTAATCATCGGGCTCTCGCAGGCAACCGTCTCCGATATTCCCATTCAGGAGGGAACGGTTCTATTCGGTGATTCGATTTTAATCTCTCTTCTGGATACCCTTTTCTTTTTGCGAGGTGGAGAAGTTGCTCTGAATGTCAATTCAATCTTTTACGCTGGCTGGGTCGGCCTGCTGGCAACAACGATGAACCTCTTTCCTGTTGGCCAGCTTGATGGCGGGCATATCTGTTATGCGATATCGAGAAGATTTCACAGGGTGATCTCGTACGTTACGATCTTTGCCATAGCCACTCTCATCATGTACTCCCTGATCATGAGAGGGTTCTCCGTTTGGGTTCTGTGGTTTGCTATCCTGATCGTTATGCGAGCACGGCACCCTAGACTCCTCGATGAGGAGGTTCCCCTGACAGCAGGAAGACGATGGTTTTCCATCATCTCCCTTGCCATATTATTACTCTCTTTTATGCCTGACCCCATTTCCATCCAGCCCTGAGCGCAAGGCATCGTTGAGTTCAAAAGTCATCGGATTGATATAGGAAGATGCGGAGAAGGATTTACCGTCACTGAGGACAGTCACCGCTCCATCCCGGTCCGTGCGAAAGAGAGAAGACCCCATTCTCTCTATCCTTGCAAGGACTTCTCCTGACGGATGTCCCCACTGGTTGGAGGAACCGACCGAGATGAGGCAGAGACGCGGGTTTACTTCTTTCAAGAATCTCTCGGAGGAGGAATCTCTGCTCCCATGGTGCCCAATCTTCAATATTTCGCTATTGAGCTCAATTCCTGAGTCGATGAGAAGCTTCTCCATCTCCGAAGGGGCATCTCCCATGAAAAGGAATCTGACATTTCCATCGATGATCCTGACGACGAGCGATCTTTCGTTCCCTGTCCTTTCTCCGGATTTGCTGGAAACGGGATTCATAATGTGAATCACGGCTCTTCCCATTGATAGCTTCTGGTCCTCGCTTAGTAGAGTCAACTTTGTTCCGCGTCTCCTGCAGGAATCCTCGATCACTCGAAAGAGCGTTTCTCCCGTCTCCTGCTCGGATATCATTACTTCGGAAACATGAAAATTCTCTATTAGTGCTGGGATCCCTCCTGCATGATCACTGTGCAGATGCGAGGCGATCATCCTGTCGACCTTCTTGAATCCTCTCATGAAGAGATATCGTGATACAACCATTTCTCCGGCGTCGAAAATGTTTTCCGATCTTCCTCCTCCATCGATGAGAATTGTGCCACCATCAGGAGAGACAACCAGCGATGCTTCACCCTGCCCCACATCTATAAAGGTGACTTCGAAGAAACGGTGGATTTCGGGCGAGAAGGGATAACTCACGATGATACTGAGCGCGAAGCAGAAAAGAACGAGGAATATGATCTTCATAGGTTTATAATTTCTTGAGAGAAGGATACCGAGAGAAGAGGAATAGTACAAAATGATGAAAAAAGGGGAAGGGGTAGGGATCCTGTGAGAAAGGAAGGGAAGATTGACGTAAAGCGAACAGGTTGCAAGGATCGCCTTGATCAATAAATCTAAGATGAAGAGTATGGTACGCGCAAGCGCGGCACTGAAGAGCGAAGAGACTTCCATGGCCAGTCCGAGCGGCACGATGAGAGCCGAAAGAGGAACAGCCACGATATTCGTGAATAAGGAGAGGAGAGTGACGGTATTGAAGTGATAGGCAATGATTGGAATGACGCCTATTTGAGCCGATGCCGTTGCCGCAATGATAGTGGAAAGGCATCCTGACCATTTCGTGTAACGCTCCACCTGGGAATGGAACTTTATCAGCGATGCCGTCGCAGCAAACGTGAGTTGAAAGCCAGGGTCATAGAGGAGACCTGGATTGAAGATGAGCATTCCGAAAGCGGCAAGGGAAATGCAGCTCATGATGTTGATTTTTCTGTACAAACTTCTTGCTATAAGGTATGTGACAGACATGATGACGGCTCGCAGTGCAGAACTTCTTCCACCGCAGAGAATCAAATAGGAAAGAAGTGTCAGACAAGTCAGAAGGCATGCTGCACGATCCTGGATTCTCAGGATCGTAAAGAGCTTGAAGAGAGCCAATGCAATTATCCCTATGTGAAGCCCAGAGATGGCCACGATGTGATATACGCCTCCCATTCTCAAGGTCTTTTCCGTCGAGATATGCATCCCTTCCCGGCTCCCAAGAGTCATGGCCAGGATGATACTCGTCGCATCGAAATTCTCAGCATCTTGAGCGTTCATCTCCCAGAGACTCAAGATCAGTCTCTGGCGGAATTCCGAGATCTTTCCAATGGGATGGATTCCATGACTCTTTTCGATCTTTATGAGAGCATGATTTTTTACAGAACCGGTAAGATTGATCCCCTGCCTGTCAAGATATGATCTATAATCGAAAGCTCCAGGATTTCCAAAGTTTCTTGGCACTCTGATTCGTGCATAGGCGGAGATTATGTCGCCCGCTCTGAAGATCGTTCGTTCCTTGCCAGAATCATGCGGGATGAAGAGCCTGATTCTTCCCCGCGCCTCTCTTGCCCGGTTCCGGAAGGCAAGCTTCTTCAGATCGACGGTGAGAAACGTTCCCTTCCGCGATGGTTCGATGCCAGCAGTGATTCTTCCTGAGATTTCCATGTCGGCATTTTGAAATTGTTCGGGTTGTCTCTGGATAAGGTTCCTCAAATGATTCTCTGGAAGAGCGTAATATCTAAGAGAGGAGGCGAATGAACCAAGCAGGAGGAAGGAAAGAAGGATGAAGATGATCGAATAGCCGGGTCGGGACCATGCGAAGCATAGAGATGAGGCGGTTATGGATAGAAAGAGCAGAGGAATGATGACGATAGGGGGAGGATGAGAAATATCACAGCAGAGAATTCCCGCTATGAAGGGGAAGACGCAAAGGAGCGCAGGATATTTTATGATACGATGGATCAATGAACGTTCTCAATGATCCCCCCGGCTGGCTTAATGAAAAAAAAGAGATATCCTTGGAATGCCAAATTTTTTTCTAAGCTTTCTAATGACGTATCTTCTCTTTATATCCTCGAAGCTATCCGGACTCATGAACTTAGACATTCGTGAGAACTCAGTCTCGGCTTCCCTTCCGGCGCGATCCATTTCTGCAGTGTTGCAACATTTAAGAAGTGCATCGCCGACTTCATCATCCCATAATGAGAACCTCTCCTCGAGGGATTCTAACTCATTCTCCCTCCATGCGGTGGAAGATAGGATTCGGCTTATCTCTTCTGCAACTTTCTTCAAGGATCGTGAGAGCTCTTCCATCCCCTCGAGTCTCTCGGAGAGACCGGTAAGGGAACGTTGAAGAGAGATCAGAAACTCCTGCGTCCTCTCATGATCGATCTCCTCCCCCTTTTTTTCTCCTTTACCTATCCGGGACTCTCGAAAGGATTCCCAGCAATCTTCAATGATATGCTTGAAGTAAGAGAGAGTGCTAATTGGGCGCCTGCGTGCTTTGCGTGAGCCTGCCTTCTCAAAACCAATCTCGAGAGCTTCTATCACGACGATGGATGGAATCCCTCTCTTCTTCCATTCCGACATCAGAGCCCAATCCTTCGGCGATATGAGGAGGGGAGTTCCTCTCAGCTGATTGAATCTCCTTTCGATTTTTCCAAAGTAGTCCTCTTCTTCATGATTTTCTGTTTTTCTCATAGATGATCCTGAGCCCCAGAAGAGTCAGATGAGGGTTAAAATCGTCAATACATTTTATATCACGGGAGAAAGTGCCGGAGAGCCCTCCAGTGGCGATGACACGGGCCTGCGTTCCAAGTTCCTCCCGTATCTCTTTCACGATTCCCTCAACGAGTACGATGTACCCGTGATAGATACCGGACTGTATGCTGTGTACAGTATTTTTTCCGATCACCTTAGGGGGTTTCTTGATACTGGTTCTCGGAAGCCTTGCCGTCCTTTCAAAGAGAGCTTCTGCCGCGATCTGAGGCCCAGCAGCAATAACTCCCCCCAGATACTCCCCTTTTTCATTGATGACATCGAAGGTTGTGGCTGTCCCAAAATCGATTACGATTGCCGGCCCGCCATAAAGCGTGAAGGCTGCGACGGAATTCGTTATTCGGTCTGCTCCGACATCGTGGGGATTTTCATACAGGATTGGCATGCCTGTTTTCACTCCAGGTTCCACAAAAAGAGGTTCGATCTGGAAGTAGATCTTTGACATCTCTTCGAGGGTTGCATTTAGCGTCGGCACAACCGACGAGATCGCGATGGCGTCCACGCGGCTCGCATCGATCCCTGCAAGAGAGATAAGATTTCTTGTAAGGATGCCGTACTCATCGATGGTTCTATCCTTTACGGTTGACAGTCGCCAGTCCGATATCAGTTCCTCCCCAGAGAATATACCCAGAACGGTGTTTGTGTTTCCAACGTCGATGACTAAAAGCATTTTGTATCTCCTGGAATGATAGATAGGTCGCCGAGGGCAAGCGTGACTCTTTCCCCCGATTCCATCTCGATCATGAGTTCTCCGATATTCGTCACACCCCGCGTGATTCCTCGGTACGTTAGGCTGCCATTCTTCACCGTGACCATGCAGCCGTTATGGCACGGGCAGAGTTCCTTCCATTGCGCGATGAGAGGGGAGAAATCTTTCTGGAGAGCCATGGGATAAAATGTGCTGAGATGCGAGAGAAGCTTAATGACAAGCTGCTCTCGAGATACAGCCAGTGTACTCTCCATGAGAAGCGATGTGGACAGCGATGCGATCTCTGTGGGGAAATCTGTGTCCAGGTGATTGACATTGATTCCGATCCCGAGGACGGCAAACTTGACGAAGTTCTCCACTAGTTTGATCTCCGCAAGAATTCCCCCTACTTTTTTCGTGCCGAGCATAATGTCGTTTGGCCATTTGATCTCGGCCTTCAGCCTAGCTACATCCTCAATCGCTTTAACGATGCCGACCGAAGCCATCATGGTAAACCTCGGCGAAGAGAGCGCCTCAACCTCCGGTCTCAGGATGATGGATAGATAGATTCCCTTG encodes the following:
- the der gene encoding ribosome biogenesis GTPase Der — protein: MLYFDVMSRNDLQAKRRGVLIVGAPNVGKSTLFNRLIGKRKSIVYSEPGVTRDMVTGEFIDGNVRFTVTDTGGLIPSSSEKISKAVQRQVARAVQDFVLTLLVVDAQRGVTPLDENIALFLIKSGTRIILCVNKMDAPGREEILFPFYALGVGDPIPISAEHSLGLDLLIERIERGLEDSAPLIEKAVRSETDGMRVVISGRQNVGKSSLLNALLNDNRMIVSEAPGTTVDSVDSLLELKGKRYIIVDTAGIRKKKRVRGPVEKIAVIKARQNIKMGDVVILVLDSMEGMTAQDVSIAGYAIDSLKPLLILFNKWDLMENREEAARRLKDQVDRKLRFMKGIPVLFVSALSGAGIRKILPAVDLLYCKYTMRIRTSELNKLVLKTARAHALFSSSSFATKIFYMVQAGVGPQRFIVFANNAKNISASQRRFLENLIRDKFDLSPVPVRMEFREGKKVKLETQK
- a CDS encoding HU family DNA-binding protein produces the protein MIKADIINRVAAETGVSKVKAIMAVEAIFAAIKESMKKGERIELRGFGVFQVKARKRGIGRNPRTGSEVRIPPGKTIKFKAGKNLRNLTV
- a CDS encoding site-2 protease family protein, encoding MIFRLCFINCLLLLITVYSTTMAGAMFEEYGYSFTSFIFLIMNPWALKSGLPFSFWLILILGLHEMGHYWACSRYGVAATFPFFLPGPTIFGTFGAVIKIRGIIPHRNALFDIGMAGPLAGFLASIPALIIGLSQATVSDIPIQEGTVLFGDSILISLLDTLFFLRGGEVALNVNSIFYAGWVGLLATTMNLFPVGQLDGGHICYAISRRFHRVISYVTIFAIATLIMYSLIMRGFSVWVLWFAILIVMRARHPRLLDEEVPLTAGRRWFSIISLAILLLSFMPDPISIQP
- a CDS encoding DNA internalization-related competence protein ComEC/Rec2: MIHRIIKYPALLCVFPFIAGILCCDISHPPPIVIIPLLFLSITASSLCFAWSRPGYSIIFILLSFLLLGSFASSLRYYALPENHLRNLIQRQPEQFQNADMEISGRITAGIEPSRKGTFLTVDLKKLAFRNRAREARGRIRLFIPHDSGKERTIFRAGDIISAYARIRVPRNFGNPGAFDYRSYLDRQGINLTGSVKNHALIKIEKSHGIHPIGKISEFRQRLILSLWEMNAQDAENFDATSIILAMTLGSREGMHISTEKTLRMGGVYHIVAISGLHIGIIALALFKLFTILRIQDRAACLLTCLTLLSYLILCGGRSSALRAVIMSVTYLIARSLYRKINIMSCISLAAFGMLIFNPGLLYDPGFQLTFAATASLIKFHSQVERYTKWSGCLSTIIAATASAQIGVIPIIAYHFNTVTLLSLFTNIVAVPLSALIVPLGLAMEVSSLFSAALARTILFILDLLIKAILATCSLYVNLPFLSHRIPTPSPFFIILYYSSSLGILLSRNYKPMKIIFLVLFCFALSIIVSYPFSPEIHRFFEVTFIDVGQGEASLVVSPDGGTILIDGGGRSENIFDAGEMVVSRYLFMRGFKKVDRMIASHLHSDHAGGIPALIENFHVSEVMISEQETGETLFRVIEDSCRRRGTKLTLLSEDQKLSMGRAVIHIMNPVSSKSGERTGNERSLVVRIIDGNVRFLFMGDAPSEMEKLLIDSGIELNSEILKIGHHGSRDSSSERFLKEVNPRLCLISVGSSNQWGHPSGEVLARIERMGSSLFRTDRDGAVTVLSDGKSFSASSYINPMTFELNDALRSGLDGNGVRHKRE
- a CDS encoding type III pantothenate kinase, producing MLLVIDVGNTNTVLGIFSGEELISDWRLSTVKDRTIDEYGILTRNLISLAGIDASRVDAIAISSVVPTLNATLEEMSKIYFQIEPLFVEPGVKTGMPILYENPHDVGADRITNSVAAFTLYGGPAIVIDFGTATTFDVINEKGEYLGGVIAAGPQIAAEALFERTARLPRTSIKKPPKVIGKNTVHSIQSGIYHGYIVLVEGIVKEIREELGTQARVIATGGLSGTFSRDIKCIDDFNPHLTLLGLRIIYEKNRKS